A window of Rhododendron vialii isolate Sample 1 chromosome 11a, ASM3025357v1 contains these coding sequences:
- the LOC131307927 gene encoding transcription termination factor MTERF2, chloroplastic: MLSSPPRPPHPQRHHNLRHRHHLSIHPFPHIHFRSNPNSNPRLFVISSSSSHTQPNHHRHQETPQPTTTTTTPNKIFRKHNAKSTNLLLHRLPNRQQQEELLLTSRGTEEPNPQTQQDNSISSSDKIKLLEMSLIRKRTPQFPGSIYVQSPSDVDVNSSLPPLHKIFDGGGDEEEQEMLVRAVEIRRGVTVEIFKEAMRKGKFGITYYTNLVSRLGEFIDYVIIRAAEMKQLPEFSDSTYNVRAKTFIDDSNVVPLIRWLKHNSLSYPQIAKLICMSRGNLYAIRHVAEWVKSINVKGRFIGVALTKSGENMLGRSPEELDEIVGYLESQGVRRVWMGYVMSQCPQLLSYSMEELKSRVLFFLDMGMNDKDFGTMVFDYPQVLGYFSMEEMKQKVRYLMEFGLSYEDVGRLLAFRPELMRCSIEERWKPLVKYLYYLGVSKDGMRRILTIKPMVFCVDLESNIVPKVQFLRDIGVRETAIGNMLVKFPPLLTYSLYKKIRPVVIFLLTKAGVAKRDIGKAIALGPELLGCSIHHKLEVNVKYFLSLGISLRLLGEMVADFPMLLRYNIDILRPKYRYLRRTMVRPLKDLIEFPRFFSYSLDGRIIPRHKILVENRVNFKLRYMLPGTDEEFDQRVQAAVERRRRFESGVIDNSSDSQTGGSIESYNYSSDSQCNDPIERTSVDLRVNDYTSSDTHTENENHQRLLNTQ, encoded by the exons ATGCTATCGtctcctcctcgtcctcctcacCCCCAGCGCCACCACAACctccgccaccgccaccacctctCCATCCACCCTTTCCCCCACATCCATTTCCGCTCGAACCCCAATTCCAACCCCCGCCTCTTCGTTatctcttcttcatcttctcacACTCAACccaaccaccaccgccaccaagAAACCCCACAACCCACCACCACTACAACCACCCCTAACAAAATCTTCCGTAAACACAACGCCAAATCCACAAACCTCCTCCTCCACCGCCTCCCAAACCGCCAACAACAAGAGGAACTCTTATTGACATCGAGAGGCACAGAG GAACCCAACCCCCAAACTCAACAAGACAACTCCATATCCTCATCGGACAAAATCAAGCTTCTAGAAATGTCTTTAATACGGAAGAGAACCCCTCAATTCCCAGGCTCTATCTACGTACAGTCCCCTAGCGACGTTGACGTGAACTCCTCTCTGCCGCCTCTTCACAAGATATTCGATGGTGGTGGCGACGAGGAGGAGCAGGAGATGCTGGTGAGGGCGGTTGAGATTCGGCGGGGCGTGACGGTGGAGATTTTTAAGGAAGCGATGAGAAAGGGCAAGTTTGGGATCACTTATTATACTAATTTGGTTTCTAGGTTAGGTGAGTTTATTGATTATGTGATTATTAGAGCTGCGGAGATGAAGCAATTGCCTGAGTTTTCGGATTCGACGTATAACGTTCGTGCGAAGACCTTCATTGATGATTCTAATGTTGTCCCACTTATCAG GTGGCTGAAACACAATTCGCTGTCATATCCTCAAATTGCGAAGCTCATATGCATGTCAAGAGGGAATCTTTATGCCATAAGGCATGTTGCTGAATGGGTGAAATCAATTAATGTGAAGGGGAGATTTATCGGGGTGGCATTGACGAAATCAGGAGAGAATATGTTGGGACGCAGTCCAGAAGAATTGGATGAGATTGTTGGTTATCTAGAAAGCCAAGGAGTGAGGAGGGTTTGGATGGGTTATGTCATGAGCCAATGTCCTCAATTGTTGTCTTACAGTATGGAAGAACTGAAATCTCGGGTGCTATTTTTCTTGGATATGGGCATGAATGATAAAGATTTTGGAACAATGGTTTTTGATTATCCCCAGGTGTTAGGCTACTTCTCAATGGAAGAGATGAAGCAAAAG GTACGTTATCTCATGGAATTTGGCCTCAGCTATGAAGATGTTGGGCGACTATTAGCATTCAGGCCTGAGTTGATGCGTTGCAGCATTGAGGAAAGATGGAAGCCCCTTGTCAAGTATCTATATTACCTAGGGGTTTCGAAAGATGGTATGAGGAGAATACTTACGATCAAACCAATGGTTTTCTGTGTTGATTTGGAGAGCAACATTGTGCCAAAG GTACAATTTTTGCGCGACATTGGTGTTCGAGAAACTGCCATAGGCAACATGCTTGTCAAGTTTCCTCCATTACTGACTTACAGCCTCTACAAGAAAATCCGGCCAGTG GTCATATTCTTGTTGACGAAAGCTGGGGTTGCAAAGAGGGATATTGGAAAGGCAATAGCTTTGGGGCCAGAGCTCTTGGGGTGCAGCATACATCATAAGCTGGAAGTTAATGTGAAGTATTTTCTATCGCTCGGTATTTCTCTTCGATTATTGGGTGAAATGGTCGCTGATTTTCCCATGCTACTCCGGTACAACATAGACATCCTCCGTCCGAAGTACCGCTATTTGCGGAGGACTATGGTTCGGCCTTTGAAGGATCTCATCGAGTTTCCAAG GTTCTTCAGTTACTCCCTTGACGGACGAATAATTCCAAGGCACAAGATTCTGGTCGAGAATAGGGTAAATTTTAAACTGCGGTACATGTTGCCAGGCACAGACGAAGAATTTGACCAGAGAGTTCAGGCTGCAGTAGAAAGGCGCCGAAGATTTGAATCTGGTGTCATAGACAACTCATCTGATTCTCAAACTGGTGGTTCCATAGAAAGCTATAACTACTCATCTGATTCTCAATGTAATGATCCCATAGAGAGGACGTCGGTTGATTTACGTGTAAATGACTATACTTCCTCTGATACTCATACAGAAAACGAGAATCATCAAAGACTGTTGAATACACAATAG